From the Ilumatobacteraceae bacterium genome, the window GGTTCCGGTCCGCCGGTCGATCGTCGCCGTCGGATCCCTAACCTGACCGTCGTGATCAAGCGTCCACCCGCCGGCACGATCCCCGAAGCACCGGGCTCGTATCAGTTCAAGGACGCGCGCGGTCGGGTGATCTACGTCGGCAAGGCATCGAACCTGCGTCAACGGCTCTCGAACTACTTCCAGTCGCCCCGCAACCTCCACCCGCGCACCCGGCAGATGGTCGAGACCGCCGAGTCGGTCGAGTGGACGATCGTGCGCAACGAGGTCGAGGCGCTGATGCTCGAGTACTCGTTGATCAAGCAGCACGACCCTCGATTCAACGTTCGACTCCGCGACGACAAGTCGTACCCGTTCCTGGCGGTCACGGTCGACGAGCAGTGGCCGCGGGCGATGGTGATGCGAGGACGCAAGCGCAAGGGCGTCCGGTACTTCGGTCCGTACGCGCACGCCTATGCGATCCGCGACACGCTCGACCTCCTGCTGCGGAGCTTCCCGATCCGCACGTGCAGCGATTCGAAGTTCAAGTCGCACGAGCGACTCGGCAAACCCTGTCTCCTGTTCCACATCGAGAAGTGCGCCGGTCCGTGCGTCGACGAGATCGAGGAGATGCCGTACCGCGAACTCGTGCGTGAGCTGTGCGATTTCCTGGCGGGCGACACCGACGACATCATCGATCGTCTCGACGCCGAGATGCGCAACGCCGCGACCGACCTCGAGTTCGAGAAGGCTGCCCGGCTGCGCGACCGACTGGCTGCGGTCCGCAAGGCGGTCGCGAAGCAGCAGATGGTCGCCGAGAAGAACGAGGACATCGACGTGATCGGCATCGCCGACGACGAACTCGAAGCGTCGGTGCAGATGTTCTTCGTGCGGCGCGGTCGGGTGGTCGGGCGGAAAGGCTTCGTGCTCGACAAGGTCGAGGAACTGACCCCCGGCAAGTTGATCGATCGCATTCTCGAAGCGGTGTACGGCGAGGAGCCGGTCACCGGATACCCCAAGCAAGTGCTGGTGCCGTACCCGCCTGACGACGCGGACACCTACGAGGAGTGGCTCACGCACATGCGCGAGTCGAAGGTGCAGATTCGCGTGCCGCAGCGCGGTGACAAGCGGTCGTTGCTCGAAACCGTCGAGCGCAATGCCAAAGAGGAATTCACCCGGCATCGGATGAAGCGGGCCTCCGACCACAACACCCGCTCGCGGGCACTGACCGATCTCCAGGAGGTGCTGGACCTCCCCGAGGCGCCGTTGCGGATCGAGTGCTACGACATGGCGCATCTACAGGGCACCGACTACGTCGGGTCGATGGTGGTGCTCGAGGACGGTCTGCCCGCCAAGCGCGAGTACCGGCGTTTCAAGGTCAACATCGACGGCAACGACGACTACGCCGCGATGGAGGAGGTGCTCACCCGTCGGCTGCAGGCGTACATCCACGAGCGCGACCAACCGGCGCACGAGCGCGGCGAGAAGCCCGGCAAGTTCGCCTACCCGCCCCAGCTGCTCGTCGTCGACGGCGGCAAGGGCCAGCTCGGGGTCGCGAAGCGGGTCGTCGATCAACTCGGCCTCACCGACGAGATCCCGGTCGCGGGCCTGGCCAAGCAGTTCGAACAGGTCTTCGTGCCCGGACGTTCGGCGCCGGTCGAGATCCCGCGGGGGAGCGAGGCGCTGTTCATGCTCCAGCGGATCCGCGACGAGGCGCACCGGTTCGCCAACACGTTCCACCGAGAGCGGAGGTCGAAGCGGATGACCGCCAGCTCGCTCGACGGGATCCCCGGCCTCGGCGAGGTCAGGAAGAAGAAGCTCGTGGCGGCGATGGGTGGCGTCAACAAGGTGAAGCAGGCGGAGCTCGCCGACCTGCAGGCGCTCAGCTTCCTCCCCGATGCCGTCGCCGAGGCGGTCTACGACAAGTTTCACCCCTGACGGGTCAGCCGCCGGAGACTTCCCGCCGGTGAGCGGGTGGTCGGGATGTGCTCGATGTCAGCTGAGCTGCGCGACGACCTCGTCGTCGAAACGTTGGAACGCCTCACGGCGTGGGCCGGGATCGTCGCCGAGATTGAAGTCGGGCATGATGAACTCGTCGAAACCGAGTTCGGTGTACTCGCCGATGATCTCGACGAGACGGTCGGGGGTGCCGGCGATCGATCGGGGGCCCATCGGCCCGGCGAGGATCTTCTCGGCCTGCGCATCGTCGTCGGTGACGAACACGAGCGCCTGCACCGATGTCCACATCGTGGCCGGATCGCGATCGACCGACTCGCATGCGGCGTCGAACTTGGCGCGGGCGCCGGCGGCCATCGCCGGCCCACCCCACGTGTTCCATTCGTCGGCGTGGCGAGCGGTGATCCTCAACATGCGCGGGCTGCCGGTGCCGACCAGGATCGGCAGCGTCGACTGGATCGGCGCCGGGTCGCACGGCGCGTCGGTGATCGTGTAGACGTCCCCGTCGAACGTGGTTCGGTCGTCGGCCAACAGCGAACGCATGATCTGGATGGCCTCGTCGAATCGGTCGACGCGCTGCTTGGGTGGTTCGAGCTCGATGCCGTAGGCCCGGTGCTCGTTGATCTGCCACCCGGCGCCGATGCCGAGCACCATCCGGCCGTTCGAGATGTGGTCGATCGTCGCCGCACGGTTGGCCAGCACGGCGGGGTGGTGGACCGAGGTGGGTGCCACGAGCGAGCCGATGCGCACCCGTTCGGTCACCGCTGCGATCGCCGGGAGCATGCCCCAGCACTCGTGCGAGTCGCCGGGGGTGAACGATTCGTCGCCGGTGTTCGGCATGTAGTGGTCCGCGTACCAGACGCCGTGCCAACCGGCACCTTCGGCCCATCGGGCGGTGTCGAACACCTCGCTCGGCGATTGGGACATGTTCGGCCAGGCAGAGAACTTCATACGGGCAACGTAACCTCCTCGACTGTGACGAGCGAGTTGGATCGAGATCCGTCCCGAGACCTGTGGGAGGACCACGCCGGATGGTGGATCGACGGATTCACCGACGGGGCCGACCCCGAATACGAGGAGCAGATCCTCCCGCTCGCTGCTGCCGAGCTCGGTGATGCGCACACGATCCTCGACATCGGCTGCGGCGACGGGCAGATCGCACGCATGATGGCCACGGTCGGCGCTCGAGTCGTCGGGATCGACCCGACGTGGAACCAGATCCGGGTGGCGCACGAGCGCGGGGGAGGGCCGGCGTACCTCCGCACCACCGCCGACGAGTTGCCCTTCGCTGACGCCAGTTTCGACGCTGCGGTCGCGTGCCTGGTGTTCGAACACATCGACGCGGTCGACGCAGCGATCGCGGAGGTCGCCCGGGTCGTCAAACCCGGCGGCCGGTTCTGCTTCTTCCTCAATCATCCGCTGTTGCAGACCCCGGGGAGCGGGTGGATCGACGACCACATGATCGACCCGCCCGAGCAGTACTGGCGGATCGGCCCGTACCTCGTGGAGAGCGAGTCGATCGAACAGGTCGAACTCGGCGTCTACATCCGATTCATCCACCGTCCGCTGTCGCGCTACCTGAACACGTTGATCGAGCACGGCCTCGTGCTGGAGCGGATGGTCGAACCGGCGCCGCCGCCCGGATTCCTCGACCGCGCACCCGAGTATCGAGACGCCGCCACCGTCCCACGTCTGCTGTACCTCCGCCTTCGCCGCACCGCGTAGGAGTGAGCGTCGGTCCTGATCGTGCGAGCCCGATCGAGATGGGTTCGATAGGTTCGCTCCGATGAACGGCGGGTCCGGCGACGGCGATCTCGATGTGGACCTCGACGTCGCGCTCGGGCGCGAGATCAGGGCGAGACGATCCCAGGCCGGCCTGTCGCTGCGCGAGCTCGCCAAGCTGGCCGACCTGTCGCCGTCCTTCATCAGCCAACTCGAGCGCGGGCTGGCGCGGCCGCGGATCTCCTCGCTGCATCGCGTTGCCCGAACGCTGGGAACGACGGCGCAGGCGCTGTTGTCGAGCGGCGAGGCACGCAGCTATTCGCTCGTGCGGCGCCGGTCTGGTGACCGTGTCGTGGGGCTCAACGAGGAGTTGTCCGACAACGTGCGTCCCCTGGTCCGCGGCGACCGTCCGCTCACCGGTATCGAGTTCCGCGGTCTCGCGGACGAGATGGGTGAGTACTACGAGCACCCCGGGGAGGAGTTGTTCCTGGTCGTGACCGGCACGGTCGAGGTCGACCTCGACGGCGACCTGCTGGTACTCGAGTCCGGCGATTGTCTCTCGTACGACGGGCGTCTGCCGCACCGCAGCCGCTCGGTCGGTGACGAGTCGGCGCTGGTGTACCTGATCACGGCACGTGACGAATCGCGTTGACCAACGGTGTGTCGCCACTGTTCGTTCTGGGTGAACACGTCGAGGCGGTCGCGCCGAGCGGTCGTTCATCCTGCGGACGGATATCAGGGAGATCCACGGCGTTCACATTCCGGAAACCTGCGGCTCGTCGACCATGGCTAGTGTTCACCCAGGATGAACACTCGGGCCAAGAGGCTCGGCCGAGACCAAGGGATGGAACATGCTGAAGAGACGTGCGTTGTGGTCGGGACTGATCGTGATCGGCGTGCTCGCAGCCTGTGGCGACGACGAGCCCGTTGCGAGCCCGTCCGCGGCAACGCCGACGACCGACCCGTCAGCGGAGGAGTCCGGCTCCGACGCTGCCTCGGAGGAGAGCGATGACGGAGCGGAACCGGTTGCCGAGCCGACCGACGAGACCGAGCCGACCGACGAGACCGAGCCGACCGACGAGACCGAGCCGACCGACGAGACCGAGCCGACCGACGAGACCGAGCCGACCGATGAAGCGTCCGCCACCGACCTGACCGGCGTCTGTCCGAATCCGCTCGTGCTGCAGACCGACTGGTTCCCGTCGCCCGAGCACGGCTACGCCTACGGGTTGATCGGAGAGTCCGGCAGCCTCGACGCGGAGACCGGCACCTTCTCCGGCCCACTGCTCGACACCGGCATCGATCTGGAGATTCGCGCCGGCGGCCCGTATCTCGGGTACCAGC encodes:
- the uvrC gene encoding excinuclease ABC subunit UvrC is translated as MIKRPPAGTIPEAPGSYQFKDARGRVIYVGKASNLRQRLSNYFQSPRNLHPRTRQMVETAESVEWTIVRNEVEALMLEYSLIKQHDPRFNVRLRDDKSYPFLAVTVDEQWPRAMVMRGRKRKGVRYFGPYAHAYAIRDTLDLLLRSFPIRTCSDSKFKSHERLGKPCLLFHIEKCAGPCVDEIEEMPYRELVRELCDFLAGDTDDIIDRLDAEMRNAATDLEFEKAARLRDRLAAVRKAVAKQQMVAEKNEDIDVIGIADDELEASVQMFFVRRGRVVGRKGFVLDKVEELTPGKLIDRILEAVYGEEPVTGYPKQVLVPYPPDDADTYEEWLTHMRESKVQIRVPQRGDKRSLLETVERNAKEEFTRHRMKRASDHNTRSRALTDLQEVLDLPEAPLRIECYDMAHLQGTDYVGSMVVLEDGLPAKREYRRFKVNIDGNDDYAAMEEVLTRRLQAYIHERDQPAHERGEKPGKFAYPPQLLVVDGGKGQLGVAKRVVDQLGLTDEIPVAGLAKQFEQVFVPGRSAPVEIPRGSEALFMLQRIRDEAHRFANTFHRERRSKRMTASSLDGIPGLGEVRKKKLVAAMGGVNKVKQAELADLQALSFLPDAVAEAVYDKFHP
- a CDS encoding LLM class flavin-dependent oxidoreductase, with the translated sequence MVLPQVSGRISIQLARHSRGGYVARMKFSAWPNMSQSPSEVFDTARWAEGAGWHGVWYADHYMPNTGDESFTPGDSHECWGMLPAIAAVTERVRIGSLVAPTSVHHPAVLANRAATIDHISNGRMVLGIGAGWQINEHRAYGIELEPPKQRVDRFDEAIQIMRSLLADDRTTFDGDVYTITDAPCDPAPIQSTLPILVGTGSPRMLRITARHADEWNTWGGPAMAAGARAKFDAACESVDRDPATMWTSVQALVFVTDDDAQAEKILAGPMGPRSIAGTPDRLVEIIGEYTELGFDEFIMPDFNLGDDPGPRREAFQRFDDEVVAQLS
- a CDS encoding class I SAM-dependent methyltransferase gives rise to the protein MTSELDRDPSRDLWEDHAGWWIDGFTDGADPEYEEQILPLAAAELGDAHTILDIGCGDGQIARMMATVGARVVGIDPTWNQIRVAHERGGGPAYLRTTADELPFADASFDAAVACLVFEHIDAVDAAIAEVARVVKPGGRFCFFLNHPLLQTPGSGWIDDHMIDPPEQYWRIGPYLVESESIEQVELGVYIRFIHRPLSRYLNTLIEHGLVLERMVEPAPPPGFLDRAPEYRDAATVPRLLYLRLRRTA
- a CDS encoding XRE family transcriptional regulator, whose product is MNGGSGDGDLDVDLDVALGREIRARRSQAGLSLRELAKLADLSPSFISQLERGLARPRISSLHRVARTLGTTAQALLSSGEARSYSLVRRRSGDRVVGLNEELSDNVRPLVRGDRPLTGIEFRGLADEMGEYYEHPGEELFLVVTGTVEVDLDGDLLVLESGDCLSYDGRLPHRSRSVGDESALVYLITARDESR